A window of Zalophus californianus isolate mZalCal1 chromosome 17, mZalCal1.pri.v2, whole genome shotgun sequence genomic DNA:
CCCTGAGCAGAGCCGGAGTCTGAGCGCTTCCCTGCCCTCAGGACGCCCTGCCGGCGGTAGCAGCGCCGAGGCCAGTGTGTGAACGTTGCAGGCAGCCTCTTGCCCTGGTCGTGCAGGTGTACTGTCCGCTGGAAGGCTCCCCGTTTCACCGGCTACTGCACGTGTTCGCTTGCCCCCTTCCCAGGTGCGGCAGCGGCGGGACGCGCAGGTAGGCGGGGAAGTTCCGAGCTGCCTCGGGGTTTTATGCCGAGTGGGCGGGAGCTGGGGGCCGCACCGGCCATACCGGATAGGGCTGGCCCGCTGGCTGGTGGTCAGCTTTGGAGCCTCactgccatttattttttacCCCGAAGCTGGAAGGTGTTTCGTTCCCAGTGCCTGCAGATGCGAGAGAGAGAGGCGCAGGATGCTCAGGTAAACCGGTTGTGATTAGCATATTATGACTTGCTGTAATTTGGGGGTATTTTCTAGAATATCATTTAAGATAAACTTTCAGTCGTGGCCTTTTGAAGTACGTTGGAATGGTTTTTGCACTTTTCTGAACCGTGAAGTGCTATCTCCTTaaggttttgttcattttttcttttaatataccCTGGAGGCCTTGAGGCACATAATTCGCTGtttctgtttggggaaaaaaatagggaTAGGTACATATATGTGGTTGTGTGTAATACATTTATGTGTTTATAGTAAATACAGTTCTTGTGATACCTGTTCGTGTATATAGCAAACAAtcaaaaaaatttgaatttattgaattaaaaGGTTGGGCAAGTTGGTAGCTGCAGAACAAAATTCAGTCTCCCTTTGTCTGTAAATGTCcgcttatgtatgtatatacactgagttctttttttctttttttttttaagattttacttatttattcatttgagagagtgagagagagagcacatgagaggggggaggatcagagggagaagcagactccctgcgggactcgatcctgggactccaggatcacaacctgagccgaaggcagtcgcttaaccaactgagccacccaggcgccctatacacTGAGTTCTAAACGTGTGCCAGGCATGGTACTGCCATACCAGGAATGAAACGATGAAACCGATGGTGTCTGCCTATATTTGTCAGGGTTGAGTTGCAGGTAATAGAAAAACACTGACTTTTTAAAGCCGAGACAGAATTAGGTTTTTACTATCACTGGATAGTTTGGAGGGGGCCACTCCAGGAATGAACCACACCTCAGAACTGGCCTGTCAAGGAGCTGTTATACCACCTACCCCACCTGCAGTCAGAAAGCTGAGATGTGATCTGGTGAAGGGGAAGCTGCCCTTGTTAGATCTTTTGGCTCCAGGTCCTTGCTTTATATCACTTTTGCTTCATGGCCTCTCTTTCCACCTCATTCTGTTTCAAGTTTGTGTCTCCCTAGTGGACCTGACTAGCCAGCCCTTGATCATATCTGAAACCCTAGCTGCtaaggagtctgggaaatgtagttctctCCTGCTAGCTTCTGTAGCACATGAAGCACAACTGAGAGAGTTGGGAATAGATGGTTGAAGAAACCACTGTACTACATTTGCCACGCTGCTcctggaaagggaagagaattaTTATTACCTCCAGCATGCTTTTGAGCATATTGGGACCAGGAAGTTGAATCAGAATGTGCAAGAGGGGAAGGTGCTGTGTGAAGGCTCCCTCGGGAAGGTGAAGGAATGGGTAGCTCAGGCCAAGGGAATAGGTGAGATCACTCAAGTGTGCTTGGGCttcattccctgaatattctTCCAGAAACAGGAAAATGGCCTTGCAGCTGAGGATTGGTGCGAAGGTGCAGATGACTGGGGAAGTGACAGTGAGGAGGCGCCACCACCACAGCTTACCTTGGATTTTGGAAATGATTCCAGTAGTGCCAGAGACATAGACTATACTGCCCAGCTCCAAAATCTCCACCTGCAGGATGCTGCCCCGGGCGCCGCTTCTCCTGTTTCTCCTGGGGAAGAGATGGCCTTGCCTTCTGAGGTGCCACAGTTCCTGCCGTACTACATCTGTGTGGTAGATGAGGAGGATTACAGGGACTTCGTCAGCCTAGATCATGCTCATAGCCTTCTGAGGGAGTAtcagcagaaagaaggaatggATATGGAACAGTTGCTTTCCCATAGGTGAGAATGTGTGCTGCTGAGTCTGAGGGGACTGATCAGGAAGCTGCCACAGGAGGTACCCTTTGGTTTGATTCTAGTACTCGGGGAAACTTTTCCAAGCAGAGCTTGTACGTGTAGGACATTTCTGCTTTGCTCCTCTTGGATGAGAAAG
This region includes:
- the PDCD2L gene encoding programmed cell death protein 2-like isoform X1; translated protein: MAAFRKPVLLGLRDTAVHGRPTGPDAWTASKLGGLPDALPAVAAPRPVCERCRQPLALVVQVYCPLEGSPFHRLLHVFACPLPRCGSGGTRSWKVFRSQCLQMREREAQDAQKQENGLAAEDWCEGADDWGSDSEEAPPPQLTLDFGNDSSSARDIDYTAQLQNLHLQDAAPGAASPVSPGEEMALPSEVPQFLPYYICVVDEEDYRDFVSLDHAHSLLREYQQKEGMDMEQLLSHSLPSDGDEKYEKTTIKSGDKIFYKFMKRIAACQEQILRYSWSGEPLFLTCPTSEVTELPACSHCGVQRTFEFQLMPAMVSMLRSTNLGLSVEFGTILIYTCEKSCWPQNHQTPMEELCIIQEDPDESLFK
- the PDCD2L gene encoding programmed cell death protein 2-like isoform X2 encodes the protein MAAFRKPVLLGLRDTAVHGRPTGPDAWTASKLGGLPDALPAVAAPRPVCERCRQPLALVVQVYCPLEGSPFHRLLHVFACPLPRCGSGGTRSWKVFRSQCLQMREREAQDAQKQENGLAAEDWCEGADDWGSDSEEAPPPQLTLDFGNDSSSARDIDYTAQLQNLHLQDAAPGAASPVSPGEEMALPSEVPQFLPYYICVVDEEDYRDFVSLDHAHSLLREYQQKEGMDMEQLLSHSLPSDGDEKYEKTTIKSGDKIFYKFMKRIAACQEQILRSFCRIWNNSDLHM